AGATCAGGGTGGACATGGTATCAGGAAACAGTCTCAAAAGAGCAAATTTAACATTATGATAGGTTATCATGCCCAAAGCAATGAGTAATGGTTTTTCTTCCCCCATAACCCTTTTAGTTAGAATATTGAAGTGTTTGTCGTAGTTGGATCCCTTCTCTTTAATGATCTTACGCAGGTGAAGGTAAGCTTCCTGTTGCGATAAGGGTAAACCGGCATCTATCATGGCCTGCAATGCTGCTTTACGCGCCCTTTTGGCAAAACCAGAGGTATCATACAGTGTATCATCTATATCAAAAAAAACAGCCTTGATCATTTACCCACCCAAACTTTTCCTTGTACCAGTTACCAAACACCTTTTTTAAGTTACCACTACATGATAGTTCTTGGACACATATAATCATGATCCATGGTAATAGGAATGTGAAATATGATATTAATTAAAAAAGGCATCTAAACTGCTCTGTTTTTCCTGATGAACAATTTCTTCAGGGGAATAACCAAGAGAATCAATTATCCGGGACACAGCTGGTAACACCTGGTTATCAATGTAGTAACCTGGATCGTAGTTGGCTACATCTGCATCTTCCAGTGGTTCTGCGCGCTGGCTTATGGGGCCCTTGCCCTTAACCACTATGTATCTGATTATGGAGCCACGACCTACTTTTCTTCCTCGTGCAATGGCTTTTTTAGCAGCTAGAACATGGGGTGCCATCTGTTGATACTTATCTGGATTTTTAGTAAGCTGGGTATGGATCACCAGATCCTCCAGGGGAGTTTCCCCTTTTTTAATCTGGTCGATGACCTCTCTAATGATCTTAGCAGCCTTATCAGGAGAAGCATCCTTTAAAATAGCCATCATTACATTTTCCTGTGTTTTTTTGGCAACAGGGGCCCAATCTCTCCTAACTAGTTCCAGGCCCTTAACTACGATCTTATCATCCTGTATCAGGGCGTATCTCTTCTTGGTAACAAAAAAGCCCCTTTCGTAGAACCCTTCAAATTCCAATTCCATGCCAGGGGGTAACTCCTGGTTGACGGTGTGTAAAAATTCATCCACCCGATCTTCAATTTCTTTCTGCAAGGATCCCACTACCTGATAGATTAGAATTAATTGATTTACAGTAAAAATGATTTAGTAATTAAAAAAAGAGTTTAAAAAATAGGTTTGAACCTATTCTTCCACAACTACGCCGTTGATGATACCGTCCTGTCCTGGTCGGGAGGTCACTTTAACCTTACCCACGCTGGTATCCACAACTGCGCCTTTAGTGATGATGTTCCTTCTTACGAAGTGAGTGTTAGCCTGATTTTCCACCACACTGATGATCTCGGCTAGCTCCACCTTCTGGGTTTTAGGATCAACCACACTGATCTGTTTCTCATTGGTGAGGCGTATCTTTTCATTACCACCCTTGGTTCGGATGGTTTTGATTCTTCTGTCTCCGATCTTGGTTTCTGCAGCTTCTCTGCCAAATTCCATTTTTCTCTTGTTACGGTTACTCTTGGCCCGCGCACCGGTAGACGTCCTCACGGATTTTCCTTGCCAAATTGCCATTTAATTCACCTCTATTAACTTAACTTTTATTTATTTTGCAAATAAGTTAGGGAAATATGTTCAATATCTTCCTATTGGAGCGTAAAAAAGTCTCAAGTAAGTCTTCATCTCCAGATTAGTAATGGTTTTACTGGGTATGATATATTAACCTTTCCCTTAAATTAACTGGGAATGAAGATCAGAATAATTTTTATCCCCAACCGGAATAATCATTAACATGATTTTATCTCCGGGGAGTAATCATCCTAGGTTTAAAAGAATATAGTATGAATTATATATTACTACTGTAACTCTCAATAAATCGAGCCGGGAACTCAGCATTTCCCGTTTAAAACATAGTTCATAAATTAGATTTAAGGAACACATAGGGGTAATAATTAGCACCAAATGTTTTTTGGAGTGTTACTTTAGAATTATCATGTTTCCAGGTGGAATACCATGAGTAATATAGTGGAATTACGAAAATTTGTGGCTCCAGAATTTATCTTTGGTTCAGGGGCCCGTTTACTGGTGGGAAGATATGCCAAAAATTTTGGAGCCCGTAAGGTATTAATTGTCACCGACCCCGAGATACTGGCCATGGGCCTGGTTGACCCTGTTTTAGATGCTTTAAAAGCGGAAGGAATTGATTATGAAATTTATTCGAATATTAAACCCAACCCCACTGCACACCAGGTTATGGAAGGAGCAGAATTCTACCTGAATAATAACTGTAACTTCATAGTGGCGGTGGGCGGTGGAAGTCCCATGGACTGTGCCAAAGCCATAGGGATAGTCAGCTCCA
This genomic window from Methanobacterium formicicum contains:
- a CDS encoding DNA polymerase domain-containing protein produces the protein MQKEIEDRVDEFLHTVNQELPPGMELEFEGFYERGFFVTKKRYALIQDDKIVVKGLELVRRDWAPVAKKTQENVMMAILKDASPDKAAKIIREVIDQIKKGETPLEDLVIHTQLTKNPDKYQQMAPHVLAAKKAIARGRKVGRGSIIRYIVVKGKGPISQRAEPLEDADVANYDPGYYIDNQVLPAVSRIIDSLGYSPEEIVHQEKQSSLDAFFN
- a CDS encoding 30S ribosomal protein S8e, which encodes MAIWQGKSVRTSTGARAKSNRNKRKMEFGREAAETKIGDRRIKTIRTKGGNEKIRLTNEKQISVVDPKTQKVELAEIISVVENQANTHFVRRNIITKGAVVDTSVGKVKVTSRPGQDGIINGVVVEE